The following are from one region of the Cottoperca gobio chromosome 13, fCotGob3.1, whole genome shotgun sequence genome:
- the aamdc gene encoding mth938 domain-containing protein — translation MSSPEIASLSWGHMKVKGCPSSYKDCKVWPGGSRAWDWRETGTDHFPGVQPADLEEVLKKGIDLLVIGRGMSEALQVPSSTLDFVMQKGVDVRVLQTEKAVAEYNRLAGQGAKVGGVFHSTC, via the exons atgtcctctcCAGAGATCGCCTCTCTCTCCTGGGGCCACATGAAGGTGAAGGGATGCCCCTCCAGCTACAAGGACTGTAAGGTCTGGCCTGGAGGTAGCCGGGCCTGGGACTGGAGAGAGACTGGGACTGAC CATTTCCCGGGAGTACAACCTGCTGATCTGGAGGAGGTGCTGAAGAAGGGAATAGACTTGCTGGTCATCGGCAGAGGCATGAGTGAAGCTCTGCAG gttCCCTCCTCCACGTTGGACTTTGTGATGCAGAAAGGTGTCGACGTCAGAGTCTTGCAGACAGAGAAGGCTGTTGCTGAATACAACAGACTGGCTGGCCAGGGCGCCAAAGTGGGGGGGGTCTTCCACTCCACCTGTTGA
- the kctd14 gene encoding BTB/POZ domain-containing protein KCTD14 — MSLPEYKSSEKHSLPAIPHSPVVQLNVGGHLFSSSLSTLRKHPDSRLAELFSTQPKLRTDSQGRYFIDRDGSHFGAVLDFLRSDCLPTENIQEVHREAVYYNIKPLMKRLEESPPLFGELVGRQQFLSRVPHYKENIEVLIRIARAEAIAARHSTIMICVLRTEEDLGFYDHAINSLEADKESVVTFGPWKAALSVKDLLDCVKMDIESQGYRVSIKPHVVEKSFLSRSYDYFHNLIFTWW; from the exons ATGAGTCTACCGGAATACAAATCCTCAGAAAAACATTCTTTACCCGCAATTCCA CACTCTCCTGTTGTGCAGTTGAATGTCGGGGGTCACCTGTTCAGCAGCTCTCTGAGCACGCTCAGGAAACACCCCGACTCCAGGCTGGCTGAGCTGTTCAGCACACAGCCCAAACTACGTACCGACTCACAGGGACGCTACTTCATCGACCGCGATGGTTCACACTTCGGAGCGGTCCTCGACTTCCTGAGATCGGACTGTCTACCCACAGAGAACATCCAGGAG gTTCACAGAGAGGCGGTGTACTACAACATCAAACCACTGATGAAACGTTTGGAGGAAAGTCCTCCGCTGTTTGGAGAGCTGGTGGGAAGGCAGCAGTTCCTCTCCAGAGTCCCGCACTACAAGGAAAACATTGAG gTGCTAATTCGTATCGCCAGAGCCGAGGCCATAGCCGCCCGCCACTCCACCATCATGATATGCGTACTGCGGACAGAAGAGGACTTGGGTTTCTATGACCACGCCATCAACAGCCTGGAGGCAGATAAGGAGTCCGTGGTGACGTTTGGACCCTGGAAGGCCGCGTTGTCCGTTAAAGACCTGCTGGACTGTGTAAAGATGGACATCGAGAGTCAGGGCTACAGGGTGAGCATCAAGCCTCACGTTGTGGAGAAGAGCTTCCTGTCCAGGAGCTACGACTACTTCCACAATCTCATATTCACCTGGTGGTGA
- the ints4 gene encoding integrator complex subunit 4 encodes MAAHLKKRVYEEFSRVVQIPHEEAPAKKLRLSKPSKSAALHIDLCKATNSTDALQYLLHFARKPVEVESVEGVIRILLEHYYKETDNSVRLKIASLLGLLSKTQGFSPDCIVDDAINTLNNEKSHQVLAQLLDTLLVIGLQLPDSPTVRQRLIQMACKHLSDTYFGVRNKCLKLLGCLGMVDTPLTKDNEGLGTSLGGARDVQSIISDYFGDQDPRVRTAALKAMLQLHERGVKIHEIIYDQACRLLSDDYEQVRSAAVQIVWVLSQLYPESIVPIPSSNEEIRLVDDAFGKISHMISDGSWMVRVQAAKTLGSMQQVSPHFLEQTLDKKLMSDLRRKRTAHERAKDLFTSGEFSSGRKWADDAPKERLDTNTVNLIASGACGAFVHGLEDEMFEVRIAAVEALSQLAQSSPSFAEKCLDFLVDMFNDEIEEVRLQSIHVLREISTNITLREDQLDTVLAVLEDSSRDIREALHELICYTNVSTKECIQLALLELLKNLNKYPTDRNSVWKCLKFLGSRHPTLVLPLVPELLSTHPYFDTPEPDMDDPAYIAVLVLVFNSAKSCPTMPALFSDHTFRHYAYLRDSLSHLVPPLRLPGNGLDLVDSRCGLGSVESAQLFLQQSLNRVSTIQNLEAPGSQDLLNFTIRDLRRLGELQTELAGAADFCATYLRCQLLLMKALQEKLWNMAVPLCLKQNVTATAAAQQILEETYKLEFLYSGLESRQVATIHHVRLQAKALQLVLTARTRQGMDPLISSCEKFLQDIESFQMLFLAELPHLQDSFADKLLELMPRLSSCKPVEMVKILQTTLRQSGMLQLRLPEQIHRATATIIEPTGESDNPLRFTTGLVVALDIDATLEHIQDPQNTVKVQVLYPDGQSHVIHPKPGDFRKPGPDRHRLITQVYLSHTAWTEPSQIEVRLLLAYSSTSASLSSSLSASSASKLGWSDSIDSVPPPEAAVEGTIPFSKPVKVLIMPKPARR; translated from the exons ATGGCAGCACACCTGAAAAAGCGAGTTTATGAGGAATTTTCCAGAGTTGTACAG ATTCCCCATGAAGAAGCTCCAGCCAAGAAGCTGCGTCTGTCCAAACCCAGTaagtctgcagctctgcacattGACCTCTGTAAGGCCACCAACTCCACTGATGCCCTGCAGTACCTGCTGCATTTCGCACGCAAGCCCGTGGAGGTGGAGAGCGTGGAGGGTGTGATCAGGATCCTGTTGGAGCACTACTACAAG GAGACAGATAACTCGGTGAGGCTCAAGATCGCCTCTCTGCTGGGGCTGCTGTCCAAAACGCAGGGCTTCAGCCCCGACTGCATCGTAGACGACGCCATCAACACACTCAACAATGAGA agtCTCATCAGGTCCTCGCCCAGCTGCTGGACACTCTGCTGGTCATTGGATTACAGCTGCCTGATAGTCCGACAGTCagacagaggctaatacagatgGCTTGcaag CACCTGTCTGATACGTATTTTGGGGTTAGGAACAAGTGTCTGAAGCTCCTCGGATGTTTAGGCATGGTGGACACTCCTCTGACTAAAGACAACGAGGGACTGGGCACATCTTTAG GAGGGGCGAGGGACGTCCAGAGTATCATCAGCGACTACTTTGGAGACCAGGACCCCAGAGTCCGCACTGCAGCCCTAAAAGCCATG ctgcagctgcacGAGAGAGGAGTAAAGATTCATGAGATCATTTACGACCAG gcctgCAGGTTGCTGTCAGATGATTATGAGCAGGTCCGCTCTGCAGCGGTGCAGATTGTTTGGGTGCTCAGCCAGCTGTACCCTGAAAG CATTGTTCCCATCCCGTCGTCCAATGAGGAGATCCGACTTGTCGATGATGCATTTGGAaagatcagtcacatgatcagcgaTGGCTCCTGGATGGTCCGGGTGCAGGCCGCCAAAACCCTG GGTTCGATGCAGCAAGTTAGTCCTCACTTTCTGGAGCAAACCTTGGATAAGAAGCTGATGTCAGATCTCAGG AGGAAGCGTACGGCCCATGAACGAGCCAAGGACCTCTTTACTTCTGGAGAGTTTTCCTCTGGCAGGAAGTGGGCCGACGACGCCCCCAAAGAGAGACTGGACACAAACACCGTCAACCTCATCGCCTCGGGGGCCTGCGGGGCCTTCGTTCATGGTCTGGAAGACGAGATGTTTG AGGTCCGTATTGCGGCGGTGGAAGCGTTGTCCCAGCTGGCTCAGTCATCTCCCAGCTTCGCAGAAAAGTGTCTGGACTTCTTGGTCGACATGTTCAACGACGAGATCGAGGAAGTGAGACTGCAGTCCATCCATGTGCTGAGAGAAATCTCTACCAATATAACACTCAGAGAGGACCAGCTGGACACTGTGCTGGCTGTGTTGGAG gaCTCGTCTCGTGACATCAGAGAAGCTCTCCATGAGTTAATATGTTACACCAACGTCTCCACTAAAGAGTGTATTCAGCTGgctctgctggagctgctgaagaACCTCAACAAGTATCCCACCGACCGCAATTCTGTCTGGAA GTGTCTGAAGTTCCTGGGTTCCCGTCACCCAACGCTGGTGTTACCGCTGGTTCCTGAACTGCTCAGCACACACCCATACTTTGACACACCCGAGCCTGACATGGACGATCCAGCCT ACATTGCGGTGCTGGTGTTAGTGTTCAACTCTGCCAAGTCGTGTCCCACCATGCCAGCGCTGTTCTCCGACCACACCTTCAGACACTACGCCTACCTGAGGGACAGTCTGTCACACCTCGTACCGCCACTAAGA TTGCCCGGCAACGGCCTGGACTTGGTGGACTCGCGTTGTGGTTTGGGTTCCGTGGAGTCGGCTCAGCTCTTCCTTCAACAGAGTCTAAACAGGGTCAGCACCATCCAGAACCTGGAAGCACCTGGATCCCAGGACCTTCTGAACTTCACCAtacg agacCTGCGGCGGCTGGGGGAGCTGCAGACTGAGCTTGCTGGAGCTGCTGATTTCTGTGCTACATATCTGCGCTGCCAGCTGCTGCtcatgaag GCTCTGCAGGAGAAGCTGTGGAACATGGCTGTCCCTCTCTGCCTCAAACAAAACGTCACGgccacagcagcagctcaacag ATCTTAGAGGAAACCTACAAGCTGGAGTTTCTGTACAGCGGTCTGGAAAGCAGACAGGTAGCCACGATACATCATGTTCGCCTCCAGGCCAAAgctctgcagctcgtcctgACTGCTCGCACCAGACAAgg GATGGATCCTCTCATCAGCAGCTGTGAGAAGTTTTTGCAGGACATTGAGTCGTTTCAGAT GCTGTTTCTGGCAGAGCTGCCCCACCTGCAGGACAGTTTTGCTGATAAGCTTTTGGAGCTGATGCCCCGGCTGTCGTCCTGTAAACCAGTGGAGATGGTGAAGATTCTCCAGACAACCCTGAGACAGAGCGGCATGCTGCAGCTCAGACTGCCTGAACAG ATCCATCGGGCGACAGCCACCATCATCGAGCCGACGGGGGAATCTGACAACCCGCTGCGGTTCACGACCGGCCTGGTGGTGGCGCTAGACATTGATGCAACGCTAGAGCACATCCAGGACCCTCAAAACACTGTGAAAGTACAG GTTCTTTATCCAGACGGCCAGAGTCATGTGATCCATCCTAAACCTGGAGACTTTAGAAAGCCTGGACCTGACCGACACAGACTCATCACACAGGTTTACCTCTCACACACCGCATGGACAG AGCCGTCCCAGATTGAGGTGCGCCTCCTGCTGGCATACAGCTCCAcctcagcctccctctcctcttccctctccgcTTCTTCGGCTTCCAAGCTGGGCTGGTCCGACAGTATTGACAGCGTCCCGCCCCCAGAGGCCGCCGTAGAGGGAACAATTCCGTTCAGCAAGCCCGTCAAAGTCCTCATCATGCCCAAACCTGCCCGACGCTAA